In the genome of Halapricum salinum, one region contains:
- a CDS encoding DUF7576 family protein: MVDPTSELGEDVTEEDAPTCTICGDPIVQEATHRVVTWIEDGEVQTAHFCDEACREEWTHPEQRE; encoded by the coding sequence ATGGTCGATCCGACTTCGGAACTCGGTGAGGACGTCACCGAGGAGGACGCGCCGACGTGTACGATCTGTGGTGACCCGATCGTTCAGGAGGCGACCCATCGGGTCGTCACCTGGATCGAGGACGGAGAGGTGCAGACGGCGCACTTCTGTGACGAGGCGTGTCGCGAGGAGTGGACACATCCCGAGCAGCGCGAGTGA
- the glmU gene encoding bifunctional sugar-1-phosphate nucleotidylyltransferase/acetyltransferase has translation MQAVLLAAGQGTRMRPLTDSLPKPMLPVADRPLLAHTADAAVDAGADELIVVVGYEADEVRDYFGENYRGVPVTFAIQESQDGTADAVRAAEEYLDGEFAVLNGDNLYDPESIESLFSSGPALATFQVADPSNYGVISVEGEFVSSIVEKPTDPPTDLANTGAYVFPAETREWLDVPESERGEYEITDVVARVIDEYDVTPVELDRWLDVGRPWELLEANEWKLGDLDRRIDGEVSDDADLRGTVVVEEGATVEPGVVIEGPALVRSSATLGPNAYVRGATLLGEDTHVGQSVELKNTVVMADSNVPHLSYVGDSVLGRDVNFGAGTNVANLRHDGGDVRLTVKGDRVSTGRRKFGVVVGDGVKTGINTSLNAGVTLSTGASTTPGEVVTRDR, from the coding sequence ATGCAAGCAGTGCTTCTCGCTGCAGGCCAGGGAACCCGTATGCGACCGCTGACCGACTCGCTGCCGAAGCCGATGCTCCCGGTCGCAGACCGGCCCTTGCTGGCCCACACCGCCGACGCAGCCGTCGACGCCGGCGCGGACGAACTGATCGTCGTCGTCGGCTACGAAGCCGACGAAGTACGGGACTACTTCGGGGAGAACTACCGCGGCGTCCCAGTCACCTTCGCCATCCAGGAGTCTCAGGACGGAACGGCCGACGCCGTCCGCGCTGCGGAGGAGTACCTCGACGGCGAATTCGCCGTCCTCAACGGCGACAACCTCTACGACCCCGAATCAATCGAATCGCTCTTCTCCTCGGGGCCGGCGCTGGCGACCTTCCAGGTCGCTGACCCCTCGAACTACGGCGTCATTTCCGTCGAGGGTGAGTTCGTTTCGAGTATCGTCGAGAAGCCGACCGACCCGCCGACTGACCTCGCGAACACGGGTGCGTACGTCTTTCCCGCCGAGACTCGCGAGTGGCTGGACGTCCCCGAGAGCGAGCGCGGCGAGTACGAGATCACCGACGTCGTGGCGCGGGTGATCGACGAGTACGACGTGACGCCCGTCGAACTCGACCGCTGGCTCGACGTCGGTCGGCCCTGGGAACTGCTGGAAGCCAATGAGTGGAAGCTCGGCGACCTCGACCGCCGGATCGACGGCGAGGTCAGCGACGACGCCGACCTCCGGGGCACAGTCGTCGTCGAGGAGGGCGCGACCGTCGAACCGGGCGTCGTGATCGAAGGCCCCGCACTCGTTCGCTCGAGCGCGACCCTCGGCCCGAACGCCTACGTTCGTGGCGCGACCCTCCTCGGGGAAGACACCCACGTGGGCCAGAGCGTCGAACTGAAGAACACAGTCGTGATGGCCGACAGCAACGTCCCACATCTCTCCTACGTGGGCGACAGCGTGCTCGGGCGAGACGTGAACTTCGGCGCGGGGACGAACGTGGCGAACCTGCGTCACGACGGTGGCGACGTGCGGCTCACAGTCAAGGGCGACCGCGTCTCGACGGGGCGACGGAAGTTCGGGGTCGTGGTCGGCGACGGCGTCAAGACCGGGATCAACACGAGCCTGAACGCCGGCGTCACGCTCTCGACCGGGGCGTCGACGACGCCGGGCGAGGTCGTCACGCGGGACAGGTGA
- a CDS encoding GNAT family N-acetyltransferase has product MVTVREATERDSDAMLDLHVASIRAFGPDAYDDGQVDAWAYTEGGPSYPIDDPGHVVVVAEAADGPLVGFGDVSPSENELYAVYVHPDHARVGVGTAILDCLERTARQRGADYLELTASKNAVGFYEQATYERLGLVEHEPSGPHDVTLECVRMRKSFDRVTE; this is encoded by the coding sequence ATGGTCACTGTCCGTGAAGCGACCGAGCGCGATTCCGACGCGATGCTCGATCTTCACGTCGCCTCGATCCGCGCGTTCGGTCCCGACGCGTACGACGACGGCCAGGTCGACGCCTGGGCGTACACTGAGGGCGGCCCGTCGTATCCGATCGACGATCCGGGCCACGTCGTCGTGGTCGCCGAAGCCGCCGACGGACCACTCGTGGGGTTCGGCGACGTCTCGCCATCCGAGAACGAACTGTACGCGGTGTACGTCCATCCCGACCATGCTCGGGTGGGCGTCGGGACAGCGATTCTCGACTGTCTCGAACGGACGGCTCGCCAGCGTGGTGCCGACTACCTCGAACTGACTGCCTCGAAGAACGCCGTCGGCTTCTACGAGCAGGCTACCTACGAGCGACTCGGCCTGGTCGAACACGAACCCAGCGGGCCCCACGACGTGACGCTGGAGTGTGTCCGGATGCGGAAATCGTTCGACCGCGTGACTGAGTGA
- a CDS encoding TrmB family transcriptional regulator produces MTDDADDLLARLDLREYETQALRELLTLGRSTAPNLAEATGIPRARIYEVLSELADRGFVEVIPGRPKEYQAKHPSEILDRAVENERQDYESFRSDVEDHREEFVSTLGPVFERASEDVTPTEDLFHVVDVGDPSETETRQLYHEADGEISVMTKSFAYLDDIRPALEDALDRGVEIRVLMLDPALLEPDNREIQADIYEELDSKYPGIDVRFSNEKLPLRGTLADPSMDYESGKAILLVEEKDIPLSMRQAAVTENGSFVAGLKRLFDLIWEHESGEAY; encoded by the coding sequence ATGACCGACGACGCCGACGACCTCCTGGCCCGGCTGGACCTCCGGGAGTACGAGACCCAGGCCCTGCGAGAGTTGCTGACGCTCGGCCGCTCGACTGCGCCGAATCTCGCGGAGGCCACGGGAATCCCGCGAGCGCGGATCTACGAGGTGCTTTCTGAACTTGCTGATCGCGGCTTCGTCGAAGTGATCCCCGGGCGTCCGAAGGAGTACCAGGCCAAACACCCCAGCGAGATTCTCGATCGGGCGGTCGAGAACGAGCGCCAGGACTACGAGAGTTTCCGAAGTGACGTCGAGGACCACAGAGAAGAATTCGTCTCGACGCTCGGCCCGGTCTTCGAACGCGCCAGCGAGGACGTCACGCCCACCGAAGACCTCTTTCACGTCGTCGACGTGGGCGATCCCAGCGAGACCGAAACCCGACAACTGTACCACGAGGCCGACGGCGAGATCAGCGTCATGACCAAGAGCTTCGCCTATCTCGACGATATTCGGCCGGCGCTGGAAGACGCCCTCGACCGCGGCGTCGAAATCCGGGTGCTGATGCTCGACCCCGCACTGCTCGAACCCGACAACCGCGAGATCCAGGCCGACATCTACGAGGAGCTCGACTCGAAGTATCCCGGGATCGACGTGCGCTTCAGCAACGAGAAACTCCCGCTTCGGGGCACCCTCGCCGACCCGAGCATGGACTACGAGTCGGGCAAGGCCATTCTGCTGGTCGAGGAAAAAGACATTCCACTGTCGATGCGCCAGGCTGCCGTCACCGAGAACGGCAGTTTCGTCGCCGGGCTCAAACGGCTGTTCGACCTGATCTGGGAGCACGAAAGCGGCGAGGCGTACTGA
- a CDS encoding PAS domain S-box protein: MVDGFGSWTETNGGSTGTVRILHVDDNRDFAALTATYLERESEAFTILSEHSAGAGLDRLRTADVDCIVSDYQMPGENGLEFFEGIPDQYAHLPFILFTGQGSEEVASDAFSLGVTDYLQKEVGGDQYTVLANRIEQAVANAQFQRRVELTRERFKTLVEESSDAILVVGPTGKIRYATPATEHVLGRTPDELLGTDGFDPVHDEDVGVVAQELTKLIEDPTYRARVEFRYDHGADEWIWVEVRGRNLLDSDAIDGIVVYVRDIDDRRGRERELQRQTAISQAVFEEALDAMVIADDDGVYVDANRAACELFGLPREELLGRTIAEFTPEEYDFERHWTAFQETDRDHGRLTLVRADGERRLVEFAATREIVPGRHLSILRVIDDVDAPDQ, translated from the coding sequence ATGGTCGACGGGTTCGGTTCGTGGACGGAGACAAACGGCGGCAGTACTGGCACGGTCCGAATCCTCCACGTCGACGACAACCGAGACTTCGCAGCGTTGACGGCGACCTACCTGGAGCGCGAGTCCGAAGCGTTCACGATCCTCTCGGAACACTCCGCTGGTGCCGGTCTGGACCGTCTCCGGACGGCCGATGTCGATTGCATCGTCAGCGATTATCAGATGCCGGGAGAGAACGGCCTCGAGTTCTTCGAAGGCATCCCCGACCAGTACGCACACCTTCCGTTTATTCTCTTTACAGGGCAGGGGTCAGAGGAGGTCGCCAGCGACGCGTTTTCGCTGGGCGTCACCGACTACTTGCAGAAAGAGGTGGGGGGCGATCAGTACACTGTCCTGGCCAATCGAATCGAGCAGGCGGTCGCCAACGCCCAGTTCCAACGGCGCGTCGAACTCACCCGTGAGCGATTCAAGACGCTCGTCGAGGAGTCGAGCGACGCGATTCTCGTCGTCGGCCCGACGGGGAAGATCCGGTATGCGACTCCGGCCACCGAACACGTCCTCGGGCGGACGCCCGACGAGCTTCTCGGGACGGACGGGTTCGATCCCGTCCACGACGAAGACGTCGGCGTCGTGGCCCAGGAACTCACGAAACTGATCGAGGATCCGACCTACAGAGCACGAGTCGAGTTCCGGTACGACCACGGTGCGGACGAGTGGATCTGGGTCGAGGTCCGCGGTCGGAACCTGCTCGACAGCGACGCGATCGATGGGATCGTCGTCTACGTTCGGGACATCGACGACCGCAGGGGTCGTGAGCGAGAACTACAACGACAGACCGCCATCTCCCAGGCAGTCTTCGAGGAAGCCCTCGACGCGATGGTGATCGCCGACGACGACGGCGTGTACGTCGACGCCAACCGCGCGGCGTGTGAGCTCTTCGGGCTCCCCCGCGAGGAGTTGCTCGGGCGAACGATCGCCGAGTTCACGCCCGAGGAGTACGACTTCGAGCGCCACTGGACGGCCTTTCAGGAGACTGATCGTGATCACGGGCGTCTCACGCTGGTGCGAGCCGATGGCGAGCGCCGTCTCGTGGAGTTCGCGGCCACCCGGGAGATCGTCCCCGGCCGTCACCTTTCCATACTGCGCGTGATCGACGACGTGGACGCCCCCGATCAGTGA
- a CDS encoding hybrid sensor histidine kinase/response regulator, with product MSESRRLLQVDSDDAVREQTATVVREATAFEYEGVSTAQAALSRLSSSTFDCVVTAAQLPERDGVALLDSIRAEHDDVAVVFCDDVSDPTVPASALNRGADGYVHRDEEDWPQELLERVHDAARTRRERRDHRRASSILDSLFEQVPEHIHLYVKDETGTHIRVTDTLFDADMLLGKPDYEVVGVPPGECETYQDDLEVIDTGERVVDREERSPLYEKWFSTWKVPWRDDGSVAGLIGFTEDITERKRYEQRLERLTERFELAVAVTGVGVVDWDLNSRDVNFHGAAAAILGLDDRATLSPSTLRDQVHPEDVNAIDRLVDPGDASEIDVEFRVPSVAGWRWVQLTGECRTDEAGVPERVIGIVADTTERKERQRARTRHRKRITALHDVAAALQHCDTRTAVCERTIEAADDVLAFDQCAIMLREGDRLPIEASSEGLDVDAIDPLAVDEGLAGQCFQQGSASTAPDIRENDIARYRDDCRSVLSVPVGEHGVFQAISAEVDHFDADDLELAELLLTHTATALTRLDRERELERQTERLQRQNDRLDRFASIVSHDLRNPLEVARGHLDLSEADDEHLDRVAAMHERMDELLEDLLTLAREGDRVTDTERIELESLAAQCWQSVETDGATLDVAGTLSFGADPSGVQQLLENLYRNSVEHAATADDPSVTIRVGPLEDGFFLEDDGPGIAPEIRDRIFEPGFSTDETGTGYGLSIVAEIAESHDWTISVGESDDGGVRFEITGVDVVGCE from the coding sequence ATGAGCGAGTCGCGTCGCCTGTTGCAGGTCGATTCCGACGACGCCGTTCGAGAGCAGACGGCGACCGTCGTTCGGGAGGCGACCGCGTTCGAGTACGAGGGCGTCTCGACGGCACAAGCGGCCCTCTCGCGGCTGTCGTCGTCGACGTTCGACTGCGTGGTGACAGCCGCCCAACTTCCCGAGCGCGACGGCGTCGCGTTGCTCGACTCGATCCGTGCGGAACACGACGACGTCGCGGTCGTGTTCTGTGACGACGTTTCCGACCCCACTGTGCCGGCCAGCGCACTCAACCGCGGTGCTGACGGCTACGTCCACCGTGACGAGGAGGACTGGCCGCAGGAACTCCTCGAACGAGTCCACGACGCGGCCAGGACGCGCCGTGAACGGAGAGACCATCGGCGGGCGTCGTCGATCCTCGATTCGTTGTTCGAACAGGTCCCCGAGCACATCCACCTCTACGTCAAAGACGAGACGGGAACGCATATCCGGGTGACCGACACGCTCTTCGACGCGGACATGCTCCTGGGCAAGCCCGACTACGAGGTCGTCGGTGTTCCCCCGGGCGAGTGTGAGACCTATCAGGACGACCTGGAGGTGATCGACACCGGCGAGCGGGTCGTCGACCGCGAGGAGCGCTCGCCGCTGTACGAGAAGTGGTTCTCGACCTGGAAGGTCCCGTGGCGCGACGACGGCTCGGTCGCCGGACTGATCGGGTTCACCGAGGACATCACCGAGCGCAAACGCTACGAGCAACGACTGGAGCGACTCACCGAGCGCTTCGAGCTCGCAGTGGCAGTCACGGGCGTCGGCGTCGTCGACTGGGATCTCAACTCCCGGGACGTCAATTTTCACGGCGCAGCCGCCGCGATTCTCGGGTTGGACGATCGGGCGACGCTGTCGCCGTCGACGCTACGTGACCAGGTCCATCCCGAGGACGTGAACGCGATCGATCGACTGGTCGATCCCGGCGACGCCAGCGAGATCGACGTCGAGTTCCGCGTTCCGAGCGTCGCGGGGTGGCGCTGGGTCCAACTGACGGGTGAGTGCCGGACCGACGAGGCGGGCGTCCCCGAACGAGTGATCGGGATCGTGGCCGACACGACCGAGCGAAAGGAACGCCAGCGCGCGCGGACTCGCCATCGCAAGCGGATCACCGCACTGCACGACGTGGCAGCCGCGCTCCAGCACTGTGACACCAGGACGGCGGTCTGTGAGCGGACGATCGAGGCCGCGGACGACGTCCTGGCGTTCGACCAGTGTGCGATCATGCTCCGGGAGGGCGACCGACTCCCGATCGAAGCCAGTTCCGAGGGGCTCGACGTCGACGCGATCGATCCGCTCGCCGTCGACGAAGGACTCGCGGGGCAGTGTTTCCAGCAGGGAAGCGCCTCGACTGCTCCGGACATCCGCGAGAACGACATCGCGAGGTATCGAGACGACTGCCGGAGCGTGCTCAGCGTCCCCGTGGGCGAGCACGGCGTCTTCCAGGCAATCTCGGCGGAGGTCGACCACTTCGACGCGGACGACCTGGAACTGGCGGAGCTGTTGCTCACCCACACCGCGACGGCGCTGACCCGACTCGACCGCGAGCGGGAACTCGAGCGTCAGACCGAGCGTCTCCAGCGCCAGAACGACCGTCTCGATCGCTTCGCTTCGATCGTCAGCCACGACCTCAGGAACCCGCTGGAGGTCGCTCGCGGTCACCTCGACCTCTCGGAAGCCGACGACGAGCACCTCGATCGCGTGGCCGCCATGCACGAGCGTATGGACGAACTGCTGGAGGACCTGCTGACGCTCGCTCGCGAGGGTGACCGCGTGACCGACACCGAACGGATCGAACTGGAATCGCTCGCAGCGCAGTGCTGGCAGAGTGTCGAGACCGACGGCGCAACCCTCGACGTCGCGGGGACACTGTCGTTCGGGGCCGACCCCAGCGGTGTCCAGCAACTCCTGGAGAATCTCTACCGGAATTCGGTCGAGCACGCCGCGACGGCCGACGATCCGTCGGTGACGATCCGGGTCGGGCCGCTGGAGGACGGCTTTTTCCTCGAAGACGATGGCCCGGGGATCGCCCCGGAGATCCGTGATCGAATCTTCGAGCCCGGGTTCTCGACGGACGAGACGGGGACCGGCTACGGCCTGTCGATCGTCGCCGAGATTGCCGAGAGTCACGACTGGACGATCTCCGTCGGCGAGAGCGACGACGGCGGTGTTCGCTTCGAGATCACCGGTGTCGATGTCGTGGGATGCGAGTGA
- the serA gene encoding phosphoglycerate dehydrogenase — protein sequence MKVLVTDPIADAGLARLRDAGYEVVTDYDIDTQGVIDVIEDVDGLLIRGTEITREVFEAAENLQIVSRAGIGVDNIDIPAATDHGVIVANAPRGNVRAAAELTIGLAFTVASQVPQAHQRLKNGEWAKDDITRTELGGMTVGIVGLGRLGQEVGRRFDNLGLNVAAYDPYLGEDRADQMDVDLLELDELLETADMLSIQARLTEETRDLIGEEELEKFQGDFVIHTSRGGVVNEPALAEAVDSGKIKGAGVDVYDTEPPGADHPFMSVENIVTTPHLGATTRNAQVNVAVTSAEQIIDALEGELVKNAINVPSVEATAYPRIRNYVEVAETASTVAMRLFEGRVEEIEITYAGAIADEDLDLVTAAVFKPYGWQDQVVNAPARIAERRGIDVTESRRRETKDYRSLVSITVGDGTDSLTVSGTLFAGDEPRLVEIDGYRVDAEPHGHMLLSRNRDEPGVIGFIGRVFGEHDINIASMANARQSIDGEALTVYNLDDPVSDDVIEQLLADERIIDATRIDLDG from the coding sequence ATGAAGGTACTGGTCACGGACCCGATCGCCGACGCCGGTCTCGCGCGACTGCGCGACGCCGGTTACGAGGTGGTGACCGATTACGATATCGACACGCAGGGCGTCATCGACGTGATCGAAGACGTCGACGGCCTCCTGATCCGAGGCACAGAGATCACACGCGAGGTCTTCGAGGCCGCCGAGAACCTGCAGATCGTCTCTCGGGCGGGGATCGGGGTAGACAACATCGACATCCCCGCGGCGACCGATCACGGCGTCATCGTCGCCAACGCGCCACGCGGCAACGTCCGCGCGGCCGCCGAGCTCACCATCGGCCTCGCCTTTACCGTCGCGAGTCAGGTCCCGCAGGCCCACCAGCGCCTGAAGAACGGCGAGTGGGCCAAAGACGACATCACCCGCACCGAGTTGGGCGGGATGACCGTCGGCATCGTCGGCCTCGGACGGCTCGGCCAGGAGGTCGGCCGCCGCTTCGACAATCTCGGGTTGAACGTCGCGGCCTACGACCCCTACCTGGGTGAGGACCGAGCCGACCAGATGGACGTCGACTTGCTCGAACTCGACGAACTCCTCGAGACCGCGGACATGCTCTCGATCCAGGCTCGCCTGACCGAGGAGACCCGCGACCTCATCGGCGAGGAAGAACTCGAGAAATTCCAGGGTGACTTCGTCATCCACACCTCTCGCGGGGGCGTCGTCAACGAGCCTGCGCTGGCCGAAGCCGTCGACTCGGGCAAGATCAAGGGTGCCGGCGTCGACGTCTACGACACGGAGCCGCCGGGTGCGGACCACCCGTTCATGAGTGTCGAGAATATCGTCACGACACCGCATCTGGGCGCCACGACCAGAAACGCCCAGGTCAACGTCGCCGTCACCTCTGCCGAGCAGATAATCGACGCGCTGGAAGGCGAGTTGGTCAAGAACGCGATCAACGTCCCGTCCGTCGAAGCGACGGCCTACCCGCGCATCCGCAACTACGTCGAGGTCGCCGAGACCGCCTCGACTGTCGCGATGCGCCTGTTCGAAGGCCGCGTCGAGGAGATCGAGATCACCTACGCGGGCGCCATCGCCGACGAGGACCTCGACCTCGTCACCGCCGCGGTGTTCAAACCCTACGGCTGGCAGGATCAGGTCGTCAACGCCCCCGCCCGGATCGCCGAGCGCCGCGGGATCGACGTCACCGAGAGCCGCCGCCGCGAGACCAAAGACTACCGGAGCCTGGTCTCGATCACCGTCGGCGACGGCACCGACTCCCTCACGGTGTCGGGGACGCTGTTCGCCGGTGACGAGCCGCGACTGGTCGAGATCGACGGCTATCGGGTCGACGCCGAGCCCCACGGCCACATGCTGCTCTCGCGCAACCGTGACGAACCGGGCGTGATCGGCTTCATCGGTCGGGTCTTCGGCGAGCACGACATCAACATCGCCAGCATGGCCAACGCTCGCCAGTCCATCGACGGCGAGGCCCTGACGGTGTACAACCTCGACGATCCCGTCAGCGACGACGTGATCGAGCAACTACTGGCCGACGAGCGAATCATCGACGCCACGCGGATCGATCTGGACGGCTGA
- a CDS encoding class I SAM-dependent methyltransferase: MTADANQWDPDDYDERHSFVYERSVDLLEVLDPQPGERVLDLGCGTGHLTHDIAERGADAVGIDADPEMIAQARETYPDLDFRLADARKFTLESAVEAVFSNAALHWIPGVDHDAVLDHVADALAADGRFVAELGGHGNVASITSALEAELTARGHDFEHPWYFPSTGAYASRLEQAGFEVQNVRLFDRPTTLEGEDGLRNWIEMFGDSFFEGVSDEECEAILDGVAGRLRESHYDGEDWTADYRRLRVRAVLD; the protein is encoded by the coding sequence ATGACCGCCGACGCGAACCAGTGGGACCCCGACGACTACGACGAGCGTCACAGTTTCGTCTACGAGCGCAGCGTCGACCTGCTCGAGGTACTCGACCCCCAACCCGGTGAACGCGTCCTCGACCTGGGCTGTGGCACGGGTCATCTCACTCACGATATCGCTGAACGCGGCGCTGACGCCGTCGGAATCGACGCCGATCCCGAGATGATCGCCCAGGCTCGCGAGACGTATCCCGACCTCGACTTTCGACTGGCCGACGCCCGCAAATTCACGCTCGAATCGGCTGTGGAGGCCGTCTTCTCCAACGCCGCACTCCACTGGATTCCCGGCGTTGATCATGATGCGGTGCTCGACCACGTAGCCGACGCGCTCGCCGCGGATGGTCGTTTCGTCGCGGAGCTGGGCGGCCACGGCAACGTCGCGTCGATCACGAGCGCGCTCGAAGCCGAACTCACAGCTCGCGGCCACGACTTCGAGCACCCGTGGTACTTCCCGTCGACCGGCGCGTACGCGTCGCGACTGGAGCAGGCGGGCTTCGAAGTCCAGAATGTACGACTGTTCGATCGACCGACCACACTCGAAGGCGAGGACGGCCTGCGAAACTGGATCGAGATGTTCGGCGATTCGTTCTTCGAGGGTGTCTCCGACGAGGAATGCGAGGCGATTCTCGACGGTGTGGCGGGTCGACTGCGCGAATCGCACTACGACGGCGAGGATTGGACTGCGGACTACCGGCGACTTCGGGTGCGGGCTGTGCTCGACTAG
- the sufU gene encoding Fe-S cluster assembly sulfur transfer protein SufU has protein sequence MGIGGSDMYRQQILDHYKNPRNYGEIEDATFTHVGENPMCGDTIEMDIVLDDDEDTIEHVAFRGDGCAISQASASMLSEKLQGMSVEDLEALDRDDVIDMLGVDISPMRVKCAVLAEKVAQDGAEIYFGEKDLDKTRTEEDDPDVPEE, from the coding sequence ATGGGTATCGGAGGCTCGGATATGTACCGCCAGCAGATCCTCGATCACTACAAGAACCCGCGTAACTACGGGGAGATCGAGGACGCGACGTTCACCCACGTCGGCGAGAACCCGATGTGTGGCGACACCATCGAGATGGACATCGTCTTGGACGACGACGAGGACACCATCGAGCACGTGGCCTTCCGCGGAGACGGCTGTGCCATCTCCCAGGCCTCGGCGTCGATGCTCTCGGAGAAGCTGCAGGGGATGTCCGTCGAGGACCTCGAAGCTCTGGATCGCGACGACGTCATCGACATGCTCGGCGTCGACATCTCGCCGATGCGAGTCAAGTGTGCAGTCCTCGCTGAGAAAGTCGCCCAGGACGGCGCGGAGATCTACTTCGGCGAGAAGGATCTGGACAAGACGCGAACTGAGGAAGACGACCCGGACGTTCCTGAGGAGTAG